The Streptomyces sp. NBC_00576 genome contains the following window.
CGAGGACCTCCGCCGTCGCCTCACTGCCCTCGTGGCCACCGCAGGGTGTCTCGAACAGTTTGGTCGAGTGCCCCGACTTCTCCACCAGCCACAGTCGCAGACTCGCTTGCTGCTCGTCGGGTTGTGATTCCGGGGTTCATAGTCGGTGTGGCAAGGTCGGCTTGAGCTGGGGTGTTGGGGGTTTCCTGAGAAGCGTCAGGGCGCGTTCTGGGTACTGGGCGGGGTGGTGACGGGGCTTCTGGTCTGGGGTTATTCGTGGTTGGTTGATAACGGTGGCGTGGTGTTGGTGATGGTCCTCGGTGTCTAAAGGTCTGGTGCGTGTTTGCGCTGGTCAGCGGCTTGGTGCCGGGTTGGCGCCGGTCCAGTACAGGGCGGTGTCGATGTCGCGTGCGGTCCAGCCGTCGGCTCGTGTTGCGCCGTGGTGGAGGAGGTCGTCGAGGAGTTGGAGGTAGCGGCCGTAGCGTCCCGGTGTGGGGGTGAGGGGGAGGCCGAGAGTGTCGAGGGCGTGTTGGACGCGGCTGTCGTAGACGGCCATCCGCTGTGGTGCTGCTGCGGTGAGGATGGCTGAGGCGAGGGCGTCGCCGGTGCGGAAGCCGGGCAGTTCCCAGATGATGCCGCGCCCTGTGCGGGCGGCCTCGCCGCGCGGGAGAGTGGTGTCGCGGACGGCGGTGACGGCCCGCTCGGTGACCGCTCGCACGTGGATATTGGGCAGGGACATCAGTTCTGTCACCCACCGGGTCTGTGCGGAGAGCCGTTTCCAGACCACCAGGGCTGCGATGTCCGTCTTGCCGAGGCTGCCTGCGTGCTCGGTTCGCTGTACGACGTCGTGGAAGACCTCGTCGTAGTGCGGTGAGACGGCGGCCAGGTAGCCGGTTCGGGCGGGGATCAGGGCGTCCCACACCCGGCCGCAGAGGGCAGCGAACTCCTCGCCGGCCGGTGTGTCCGTGGTCTTCTTCATGTCCGCATCATGCCGTTGTGGGTGATTGGCGGGTGCGGGGGCGTCTGGCTTCTTCGGCGAGGTGGTCGAGCTGGATGGCGTCGAGTGTTTTCTTGGTGATGCGTTCGGTGCCGTCGCAGATGGCGGTGATGGCGGCTTGGCGGATGAGGCGGGCGAGGCTGCCGATGCGGCCGGCGGTGCGCTGGTGGAGGTAGGAGGCGTGGCGGGGGAGTGTGCCGGGTGGGTGCTGGTTCAGGTCGAGGGCGTTCTCCATGTCGGTGATGAGGTCGGTGAAGGGCCGGGTCTGGCCGTGGCGGGCGGGGAGGGGGCCGCAGGTGATGAGGCTGGCGCGGCCAGCGAGTTGGGCGCCGCGGACTCCGGCGAACAGCGGGGTTGAGGCGACGTCGATGCCGGTGTAGACGAAGGTCGCTCTGATGCGTTCGGTGAGGTCTTTCAGCAGGTCGGCGGCTTCCGCGCCGGTGGTCGTGCGCGGGTTGAGGCGGTGGATCTCGTCGATGAGGACCAGGCGGACGCCGGCGGTGGTGTAGGTGTGGCAGACGGCGCTGGTGATCTGGGCCTGGGTCATGCGGGCGGTGACGGGGATGCCGAGGTAGCGGGCGAATTCGGTGGCGAGGGTCTTGGCGGTGGCGCCGGGCGGCACCAACAGGTAGGCGACCGGTATTTGTTGGTGGGTGCGTCCGGGTGGTGCGGGGTGTTTGCGGGTGTGGGCGAGGTGGCAGGTACGGCCGACTTCGAGAAGGGCGGTCGTTTTCCCGGCTGCGGCGGGGCCGGTAACGATCAGTGAGGGCCGGGCGGTGGTCTGCTGGTGGCGGCCGAGCAGCATCAGGGTGCGGACCTGGGTGGCGAGGGTGCTGATGGCGGGGGTGCGGACGGTGACGAACGCGGAGTGGTAGGCGAGGCGTTCTTCCGTGCTGCGAGGGGCGTCGCCGGGCTGGGGCGGGGTGCGGGGCGGCGTGGTGGCGAAGTCCTCCCAGCCCTGCCAGGTGGTGATCGGCCACTCCGGTTCGTTGGCAGGGGCGTCCGGCCACGGGCCGTCGGCGCGTGTGCGGGCAGGCTTGCTTGCCGGGCTGTCGGTGGTGATGTGCGGGCGGGTGGTCACCAGTTGAGGGCTTCCTGGGCGGGGTCGTAGAGACCGAGGCCGGTGTAGGGGGCGGGGTCGGGGGCGTCGGCGGTGTCGTCGCCGGGTTCGTCCGCGCCGTCGGTCTGCTCTGCGTTGTCGGGGAGGTCGTCGAGGCTGTCGTCGTCCCAGCCGTCGGCCTGCTGCGGGTCCGGAGGGCGGGTGGCGGCCGTGGGCGGGGGTGTTTTCAGCGGTGCGGTGCGGGTGAGGAGGTGTTGCTCGCCGGGGGTGGCGGTGCGGGTGTGGGCGCGGCGCATGAGCTGGTCGAGGGTGTCGGCGAGGTCGGCCTCGTGGGTGTCGCGGTCGCCGTGGCGGGCGGTGACGGTTTTGATGTGCTGCCAGGTGGCGCTGTTGAACGGCTGGTGGATGTGGTCGCGGTGGATCCACGGGATCTCTGTCAGGTGTCCGTCGGGCAGGCGGATCCATACCTGGCGGGCGTCGTGGGGGTTGGTGTGGACTTCCCATTTGCCGCCGCGCGCGGTGACCGGGGAGGGCTGGCCGCGGTAGGGGGCGAGGACATCGTGGTCGTAGGTGCGGTGGTCGACGCGGATGCCGCGTTCGGTGATGGCCTGCCAGCGCACCGGCAGCAGTTCGAGGTAATCGCTGCCGCTCAGCGGGAGGGGTACGTGGCCGGCGACGGCGATGAGCGCGGCCCACATCTGGTTCGGGGTGAGGGCCTTCTTGGGCAGGGTGGGGTGGCGCAGGCCTTCGTGGGGGCGGTGGTGGTAGTGGATCAGCCATTCGTCCAGCAGGTCCTGGAGCTGGGCGACGCTGAAGCAGGCCTCGGTTTCGGCGTCCGGTCCGCGGCGGGTGACGTTGGAGCCGGTGTAGCCGGGCAGGTGCTGGCACAGGAGTGCGTTGATGGTGCCGAAGGTGCGCTCGACGATGCCTTTGGCGGCGGGGGCGTGGGGCGGGGTGGGCTGGACGCTGATGCCGAGGGTCTCGCAGGCGGCGCTGAACGCCGTGGACAGGTAGATCTTGCCCCGGTCCACGACGATCGTCTCGGGCACTATCACCGGCCGGGCGGCTGCGCCCTGAAGGCGTTCATCCAGGCCCATCAGCCGCTGTAGCTGGGGGAGTTGGGTGTGGGCGAGGCGCAGGGCGTCGGGCCAGGCGGGGCGGGCGGGGTGGGGGACGGCCATCTCGGCGAGCAGCAGGGCGGCGTCGACGGCCTTGGTGCCGCCGGGGCGCAGGACGGCGGCGAGGATGGCGCGGGTGGCGACGTCGACGGCGATCGTGAGTTCGGGCCGGCCGGTGGTGCCGTCGTCGAAGACGGCCAGGACGTCCAGCCGGGTGGTGTCGACCTGCACCTGCTCGCCCGGCCGCAGCGCCACGGTCGGGGTGAACGCCCGTCCGCCGGTGGGGGAGGGAAGGGTACGGGCGGGGCGGTGGGGGTGTTCGGCGGGATTGGCGAGTTGGTGGACGAGCCGGTAGAAGGTGGCCTGGGAGGGGGCGGGCACGGTGCCGCGGCCGTACCGGTCGGTAAGGATCTGCGTGACCAGGGGCATCAGGCCCTTGACGGTGCCCTTGGAACGGTCGCGCTGGCGGCGCAGCGCTTCCTCGACGGCAGCGATGACGCGTTCGTCGGTGCGCCCGGTAGGCACGGGCCGACGGGTGGTGCGGTGGTCGACCAGCCCCCACAGTCCCTGCTTGCGGTAGGCCAGGCGCATGCGCTGCACCGTGGTCCGGGAGACAGGTCCGAAACCGATCGCGGTCAGCTCCGCCGCCTTGGCCTCCTCGCGCTGCGCGAGCGTGAATCGGTCGGGGTCGTACTCGGCCCGGGGCACCCCGCCGCTGTCCGCCATCCCGCCGGGCAGGCCGGTCTCCACCTCGCGGATGTGCCGCTGCCAGGCCAGCGCCTTGCGCCGCGCGTCCTCGGGCGCGGTTTCGAACAGACCCCACTGCGTCACGGCCTGGGGCATCTGGGCGCCCACGATGGTGAAGGACGGGTCGGCGAACAGGTGCCCGGCCACGACCGTCTCGTCTTCGCCCGTCTCACCGGCGAGGTAGACCTGCTGGCCCGCCACAGCGATGACCTGCCAGGTGCTCTCGCGGAAGCGGACGTGCGCTCCGACCTGCAGCACCGGCCGTCCGCCACGCCGCACGCTCACCGTCCATCCCCGCTGCCCGGGCCGCCGCGGCCGTTCGCATCGTCGGCGCCGGTGCTGACGAGGACCCGCTCGTTCAGCGGTACGTCCAGGGGCGTAGTGAGGTGTTCGTGCCACAGGGCGTGGAAGACGGCGGGCAGGACTTCGATCGGGTCGCCCACCGCTTCGGCGCCCTCGATCAGCGGCCGCGGCTGGGCGAATGCCTCGCGTACGGCGGCCGCGAGAGGGGGACGGCCGGCGTTGCGGGGGTGGCGGTAGCCGGCCAGCCATTTCAGGTTCGCCGAAAGCGTCATCTCCAGCGGCTCGAGGCGCCGGTAGCTCCAGCCGGCCTGCACGCACGCCGCCTCCAGGACCGTCGCAGCCCGCTGCGCCCGCTCACCGCCGGCCTCCGGGTGGCTGGGGCAGTCGGCCAGCAGGGCGGTGCCGTCGCGCTGGCGGGCGAAGAGCTGCGGCACCCACGAGCGGACCTGGCCGCGCGCGTCCCGCCACAGCAGACGGACCGGCCGCCCGGCCAGGCCGACCACATCGGGGTCGCGGTCCAGCATCATCAGCTGCGCCCGCATCGCGGCCGACCCGCACGCCACATGCCGGCCGGTCGTGGCCGACCACCACTGACCGGGCCCCCACCGCCGCCCCGGCACCACCGGGAACGCCGACACCGGCTCCAGCTCCTCGAAGGCCACCGCGAGAACCGCGTCCGCCCACCGCTGCTGCACCACCTGCCCGAGGGGGTCGACGAAGACCGCCTCCCACTCGGATCCGGTATCCGTCTGCATGCGCTGTGAGCGGCCACCCGCTGCGGCCGTTGCGTCCTTGCTGCCCACGCGCCCAGTCAAGCCCGTCCTGCCGGTGCGGCGGGCGGCTTCACAGATTTTGATCACGAGTGCTGGGCGATGAGGTACGCCCTGCGGATCACGGTCCGTACACGCTTCCCTGCCTCCTGACGCTTACTCACCGTTCCCTTCCTGGCCTCCCGTTGCGGTGGGCCGGGAGTGCTTCGGCCAGGACATCGGCCGGCAGGCGGGCCCAGCGTGCAAGATCCTCCAGGGCCATCCCGGCCGCGAGGGCTGCAACTGCTGCGCGGCGTCGGCGGTCTTGCCGTACTGGACACCGCGCAACTGGGTCAGCTGCTCTTCGGCGTCGTTGACCAGGCTGGTGATCAGTGCCCGTTGCTCGGCCGGCACCACAGAGCGCCACGTGGTGCCCGAGCCGGGCGCGCTGCGTTCCTTGGACAGGACGCGCAACTGTCCGGCCATGGTGGCGGGCTGGTGCTCCTGCCGCAGCCACCAGGGGTCGTTGCCGTAGCCGGGCGGCCCTCCCGCGCCGCGGCGGATACGGATGACGGCGCCCATCCACGAGGTCAGCGGGCCGCCGTAGTCGGTGGCGGCCAGCGGCCCCAGCCACCCCCGCCCGACCCGCTCGCCCAGTCGGCGGCAGAACGCCCCGTCGGCGGGCAGCGGCCGCGGCCGCCCGGCCCCGCTGTCCCTCCACACCAGCTGCGCCATGGCCGGGTCCAGCAGTGCGTCGGCGACGGCCACCACCTCGGGGAAGACGACCGCGTCCCGGCCCACGATCCGCCACCGCTCCAGTTCCGTCCCGGCGTTGCCGCCCGCGACCTGGTGCAGCCGCCGCGGCCAGATGGTCTCCCGCTCCCAGGTGAGGGCCTGCTCCCACCACAGGGCTACCACCGCATAAGCCAGAGCGAACACCCTCTCCGGCTCTACTCCAGCCCGTGCTGCCCGCCGCGCCACACCCGTCCACCGCCGCTGCGCCGCGGCCACCTCCGGCAGGCCGCGTACGTCCAAGTGCTCCAGGGGCTGGTCGGCGTCCGCGTCCAGGAGCCACCGTCCGTGCCGGACGCACACCCGCTCCCAGCGCGGCACGTACCGCACCACCCGCACGGCCGTCCCCGTACGCCGGGCCGCGCACAGGCGGCAGCCGAAGGCGACCGGTCCGGCGACCGCGCCCCCGGTCCGCCACGCCGCCGCCGGCACCCCGTTCTTTCCGGCCGACAGCTTGGCGTCCTCCTGTCCCCAGGACGGCAACGCCCGCGCCAGGACGTCTTCCCCGACGCGGCACAGGCCTGCCAGGAGCTGCCGTCCGGGCGCGTTCAGCAGCACCTCGGCGTCGGCCCGCGCGCCCCCGCCGTCGTACGTGGGCGGGTAGTTGCGCCACTGCCAGCACGACCGCAACACCTTCGCTTCCATCCCGTAGCGGCTCGCGATGCGGCAGATCAGCGACGAGGTTGTCTCCCCCTGCAGGGGAGCTGTCCGCAGGAGGCCGGGATGTTGGGTCACTCCACCACGGTCTCGTGTTCGCCGATCCGGGCGGGCGTTTTCGCAGCAGCCGTCCGGTCCTCGGCCCGTCGTCTCATTACTTCCCCAGGCCGTGGGCCTCCCTCTCGGCTCGGACGTCGTTCAATGCCTCTCAATATTGGCCACCTGGCTCCACCCGCTTGAAGAGCGGCGCGTGACGTTTCGAACCCCGATTGCGTGGGTGGCGGTAGCCGGCAAGCCACTGCAGATTCGCCACCACCGCTGGAGGCGGCTCAAGCCGCCTGTGCGTCCAGCCCACGCGCGCGCATGCCGCCTCCAGGACCACCCGCGCCCGCTGCGGCCTGCCTTCACCGGCGCCAGCTGCTCGAACCTGACTGCGACGGCGGCCTCAGCCCAGCGGCGCTGCACCGGCGTGCCGTCCAC
Protein-coding sequences here:
- a CDS encoding Mu transposase C-terminal domain-containing protein, which gives rise to MSVRRGGRPVLQVGAHVRFRESTWQVIAVAGQQVYLAGETGEDETVVAGHLFADPSFTIVGAQMPQAVTQWGLFETAPEDARRKALAWQRHIREVETGLPGGMADSGGVPRAEYDPDRFTLAQREEAKAAELTAIGFGPVSRTTVQRMRLAYRKQGLWGLVDHRTTRRPVPTGRTDERVIAAVEEALRRQRDRSKGTVKGLMPLVTQILTDRYGRGTVPAPSQATFYRLVHQLANPAEHPHRPARTLPSPTGGRAFTPTVALRPGEQVQVDTTRLDVLAVFDDGTTGRPELTIAVDVATRAILAAVLRPGGTKAVDAALLLAEMAVPHPARPAWPDALRLAHTQLPQLQRLMGLDERLQGAAARPVIVPETIVVDRGKIYLSTAFSAACETLGISVQPTPPHAPAAKGIVERTFGTINALLCQHLPGYTGSNVTRRGPDAETEACFSVAQLQDLLDEWLIHYHHRPHEGLRHPTLPKKALTPNQMWAALIAVAGHVPLPLSGSDYLELLPVRWQAITERGIRVDHRTYDHDVLAPYRGQPSPVTARGGKWEVHTNPHDARQVWIRLPDGHLTEIPWIHRDHIHQPFNSATWQHIKTVTARHGDRDTHEADLADTLDQLMRRAHTRTATPGEQHLLTRTAPLKTPPPTAATRPPDPQQADGWDDDSLDDLPDNAEQTDGADEPGDDTADAPDPAPYTGLGLYDPAQEALNW
- a CDS encoding TniB family NTP-binding protein, which encodes MTTWQGWEDFATTPPRTPPQPGDAPRSTEERLAYHSAFVTVRTPAISTLATQVRTLMLLGRHQQTTARPSLIVTGPAAAGKTTALLEVGRTCHLAHTRKHPAPPGRTHQQIPVAYLLVPPGATAKTLATEFARYLGIPVTARMTQAQITSAVCHTYTTAGVRLVLIDEIHRLNPRTTTGAEAADLLKDLTERIRATFVYTGIDVASTPLFAGVRGAQLAGRASLITCGPLPARHGQTRPFTDLITDMENALDLNQHPPGTLPRHASYLHQRTAGRIGSLARLIRQAAITAICDGTERITKKTLDAIQLDHLAEEARRPRTRQSPTTA
- a CDS encoding DNA-binding protein, encoding MTQHPGLLRTAPLQGETTSSLICRIASRYGMEAKVLRSCWQWRNYPPTYDGGGARADAEVLLNAPGRQLLAGLCRVGEDVLARALPSWGQEDAKLSAGKNGVPAAAWRTGGAVAGPVAFGCRLCAARRTGTAVRVVRYVPRWERVCVRHGRWLLDADADQPLEHLDVRGLPEVAAAQRRWTGVARRAARAGVEPERVFALAYAVVALWWEQALTWERETIWPRRLHQVAGGNAGTELERWRIVGRDAVVFPEVVAVADALLDPAMAQLVWRDSGAGRPRPLPADGAFCRRLGERVGRGWLGPLAATDYGGPLTSWMGAVIRIRRGAGGPPGYGNDPWWLRQEHQPATMAGQLRVLSKERSAPGSGTTWRSVVPAEQRALITSLVNDAEEQLTQLRGVQYGKTADAAQQLQPSRPGWPWRILHAGPACRPMSWPKHSRPTATGGQEGNGE
- a CDS encoding TnsA-like heteromeric transposase endonuclease subunit, with product MQTDTGSEWEAVFVDPLGQVVQQRWADAVLAVAFEELEPVSAFPVVPGRRWGPGQWWSATTGRHVACGSAAMRAQLMMLDRDPDVVGLAGRPVRLLWRDARGQVRSWVPQLFARQRDGTALLADCPSHPEAGGERAQRAATVLEAACVQAGWSYRRLEPLEMTLSANLKWLAGYRHPRNAGRPPLAAAVREAFAQPRPLIEGAEAVGDPIEVLPAVFHALWHEHLTTPLDVPLNERVLVSTGADDANGRGGPGSGDGR